From the genome of Flavobacterium ovatum, one region includes:
- the sucC gene encoding ADP-forming succinate--CoA ligase subunit beta has translation MNIHEYQGKEILASYGVRIQRGIVANNAVEAVAAAKQLTAETGTGWHVIKAQVHAGGRGKGGGVKLAKNLAEVEKIAGEIIGMQLVTPQTSAEGKKVHKILVAEDVYYPGESEVSEFYVSVLLNRGTGRNMIMYSTEGGMDIEEVAEHTPHLIFTEEIDPSVGLQGFQARKIAFNLGLSGNALKEMVKFIDALYKAYIGTDASMFEINPVLKTSDDKILAVDAKVDIDDNALYRQVKIAEMRDVREENPIEVEAKEVGLNYVDLDGTVGCMVNGAGLAMATMDLIKYAGFEPANFLDVGGTADAKRVETAFRIILKDPNVKAILINIFGGIVRCDRVAQGVVDAYKNMGDAIKVPIIVRLQGTNAGIAKELIDNSGMPILSAVEFQEAADQVKKALS, from the coding sequence ATGAACATACACGAATATCAAGGTAAAGAAATTTTAGCTAGCTACGGAGTTCGCATTCAACGCGGAATAGTTGCTAATAACGCAGTTGAAGCTGTTGCTGCTGCAAAACAATTAACTGCTGAAACCGGTACAGGATGGCATGTTATTAAAGCTCAAGTTCACGCAGGTGGACGTGGAAAAGGTGGTGGAGTTAAGCTTGCTAAAAACTTAGCAGAAGTGGAAAAAATTGCTGGTGAAATTATCGGAATGCAATTGGTAACACCTCAAACCTCTGCAGAGGGTAAAAAAGTTCACAAAATATTAGTAGCTGAGGATGTTTATTATCCAGGTGAAAGTGAAGTTTCTGAATTTTATGTTTCCGTGCTTTTGAATAGAGGTACTGGTCGTAATATGATCATGTACTCTACTGAAGGAGGAATGGATATTGAAGAAGTTGCTGAACACACACCACATTTAATTTTTACAGAAGAAATTGATCCATCAGTTGGATTACAAGGTTTTCAAGCAAGAAAAATTGCTTTTAACTTAGGCCTTTCTGGAAATGCATTGAAAGAAATGGTGAAATTCATCGACGCTTTATACAAAGCATATATTGGTACTGATGCTTCTATGTTTGAAATCAATCCAGTATTAAAAACATCTGATGATAAAATTTTGGCTGTAGATGCTAAAGTGGACATTGATGATAATGCTTTATACAGACAAGTAAAAATCGCTGAAATGCGTGACGTTCGTGAGGAAAACCCAATCGAAGTTGAAGCTAAAGAAGTAGGATTGAACTACGTAGATCTTGATGGAACTGTTGGATGTATGGTAAATGGTGCAGGTCTTGCAATGGCAACTATGGATTTAATTAAGTATGCTGGTTTTGAGCCTGCAAACTTCTTAGACGTAGGTGGAACTGCAGATGCAAAACGTGTTGAAACGGCTTTCCGTATTATCTTAAAAGATCCAAACGTAAAAGCAATTTTGATCAACATTTTTGGAGGTATCGTTCGTTGTGATCGTGTTGCTCAAGGAGTTGTTGATGCTTACAAAAATATGGGTGACGCTATTAAAGTGCCAATCATTGTTCGTTTACAAGGAACAAATGCTGGAATTGCAAAAGAATTAATTGATAATTCAGGTATGCCAATTTTATCTGCAGTAGAGTTTCAAGAAGCAGCAGATCAAGTTAAAAAAGCACTTTCATAA
- the gltB gene encoding glutamate synthase large subunit: MKLKEQGLYLPEFEHENCGAGFICNLKGEKTNQIIHDALEILVKLEHRGGVSADGKTGDGAGLLIDIPHEYFNRVCDFKLPATREYAVGMVFLPKIKNQYVFCKDIFEKEIKTQGLTVLGWREVPVDSTQLGEIALASEPAIEQLFVGKSETIDEATFKAKLYAARKITEHAIVGSKISQSDYFYVPSLSTTTLIYKGIIMPEDIGPYYTDLQQTDLVTRLALVHQRFSTNTMPTWELAQPFRYMCQNGEINTLRGNVSRMRVREEIMKSDVFGPQIEKLFPIILPGKSDSASMDMVVELLTHTGRSLPEVMMMMIPEAWEKHKTMSDERKAFYEYNACIMEPWDGPASVPFSDGDYIGALLDRNGLRPSRYTVTKSGKLIMASEIGVFEVDPADVESHGRLEPGKMFLVDMNKGRIINDEEIKSKIVSERPYQEWLEKYRLNLKDVPATSKVCPIETIDLKTRERLFNYTLEDIQEMIVPMAQAGKEALGSMGIDTPLAVLSDRPQLIPNYFKQLFAQVTNPPLDGIREEIVTDISLALGQDRNIFDISSKQCRKLRIQNPVISNDDLEKIRNISVDNFKAETIEILYAKSKGLNGLENALEDIIIQITKAVERGTNLIILSDRGVNQEFAPIPALLACSYVQHQMNRLRKRSYFDMIIESAEPREPHHFATLFGYGASAINPYMVNEIIRVQVQEGFITGISEQKAVDNFNKAIGSGILKIMNKIGISTLHSYRGSQIFEIVGFNSKFVQKYFPYTASRIEGIGLYEIEREINERYQYAYPDVLVPSRLGLNIGGEYRWRRNGERHMFNPTTVAKLQQAVRLSDQDSYDVYAKTVNDQATSLMTIRGLFEFDNLDPIPLDEVEPWTDIVKRFKTGAMSYGSISREAHENLAIAMNRIGGKSNSGEGGEDRKRFQPDVNGDSRNSAIKQVASGRFGVTSHYLSSAKEIQIKMAQGAKPGEGGQLPGEKVLPWIAEARNSTPFVGLISPPPHHDIYSIEDLAQLIFDLKNANREARINVKLVSEVGVGTIAAGVAKAKADVVLIAGYDGGTGASPLTSLKHAGLPWELGLAEAQQTLVLNNLRSRIVVECDGQLKTGRDVAIACLLGAEEFGFATAPLVASGCIMMRKCHLNTCPVGIATQDKTLRKNFTGTPEHVINFFFYVAEELRGIMASLGFRTMEEMIGQTHKINSNKAITHYKARGLDLSSILHRPDTYKYLTVRNTEKQDHNLENVLDFQILKDSHRALYRKEKMTLDYPISNINRSVGAIVSNEISKIYGHLGLPEDTLNINFTGSAGQSLGAFSAHGLTFTVDGNTNDYLGKGLSGAKLIIKKPATATFVAADNIIVGNVCLFGAVEGQAYINGIAGERFAVRNSGATAVVEGVGDHGCEYMTGGKVVVLGKTGRNFAAGMSGGIAYIYDPENKFKNGLCNTETIEFETIEGTDADELKQLIEKHVLYTNSTRGADLLSDWNVSLENFVKVMPTEYKKALKRLETEEQMVEELTA, encoded by the coding sequence ATGAAACTTAAAGAACAAGGCCTTTATTTGCCAGAATTCGAGCATGAAAACTGTGGAGCTGGTTTTATTTGCAACCTTAAGGGTGAGAAAACGAATCAAATTATACATGACGCATTAGAAATTCTAGTAAAACTAGAGCACCGTGGTGGTGTAAGTGCTGACGGAAAAACAGGAGATGGAGCAGGACTTTTAATTGACATACCACATGAGTACTTCAATAGAGTTTGTGATTTCAAACTACCTGCTACACGTGAGTATGCTGTTGGAATGGTATTTTTGCCAAAAATAAAAAACCAATACGTTTTTTGTAAAGACATATTTGAAAAAGAAATCAAAACACAAGGACTTACCGTTTTAGGATGGAGAGAAGTTCCTGTAGATTCTACTCAATTAGGTGAAATAGCTCTTGCTTCTGAGCCTGCAATTGAACAATTATTTGTTGGAAAAAGCGAAACTATTGATGAAGCTACATTTAAAGCTAAGTTATATGCTGCTCGTAAAATTACAGAACATGCTATTGTAGGTTCTAAAATCTCGCAAAGCGATTATTTTTACGTTCCAAGTTTATCTACTACTACCCTAATATATAAAGGTATCATTATGCCTGAGGATATTGGTCCATACTATACTGACTTACAACAAACGGATTTAGTAACTCGTTTGGCGTTAGTTCACCAACGTTTCTCTACTAATACAATGCCTACTTGGGAATTAGCTCAACCTTTTAGATACATGTGTCAAAATGGTGAGATCAATACACTAAGAGGAAACGTAAGTAGAATGCGTGTGCGTGAAGAAATCATGAAAAGTGATGTCTTTGGTCCACAAATCGAAAAATTATTCCCAATCATTTTACCAGGTAAGTCAGATTCTGCTTCTATGGATATGGTGGTTGAGTTATTAACACATACCGGAAGATCATTGCCAGAAGTAATGATGATGATGATTCCTGAAGCATGGGAGAAACACAAAACCATGTCTGATGAAAGAAAAGCATTCTACGAGTACAACGCTTGTATCATGGAGCCTTGGGACGGACCAGCTTCTGTACCCTTCTCTGATGGTGACTACATAGGAGCTTTATTAGACCGTAATGGTTTGAGACCTTCACGTTATACCGTAACAAAAAGTGGTAAATTAATCATGGCATCAGAAATTGGTGTTTTTGAAGTTGATCCTGCTGATGTTGAAAGTCATGGTCGATTAGAGCCTGGAAAAATGTTCTTAGTGGACATGAATAAAGGCCGTATCATTAATGATGAGGAAATTAAGAGCAAAATTGTTTCTGAAAGACCTTACCAAGAATGGTTGGAGAAGTACCGTTTAAACTTAAAAGACGTTCCTGCAACGTCTAAAGTTTGTCCAATCGAAACTATCGATTTAAAAACTAGAGAACGTTTATTTAATTATACATTAGAGGATATTCAAGAAATGATCGTTCCAATGGCACAAGCTGGTAAAGAAGCTTTGGGTTCAATGGGAATTGACACACCTCTTGCAGTATTGTCAGACAGACCACAATTAATCCCTAACTATTTCAAACAATTATTTGCACAAGTTACTAATCCACCTTTGGATGGTATCCGTGAGGAAATTGTAACTGACATTAGTTTGGCCTTGGGTCAAGACAGAAACATCTTTGATATTTCTAGTAAACAATGTAGAAAATTAAGAATTCAAAATCCGGTAATCTCTAATGACGATTTAGAGAAAATCAGAAACATCTCTGTAGATAATTTCAAAGCAGAAACAATTGAAATCTTGTATGCAAAAAGCAAAGGATTAAATGGTCTAGAAAATGCTTTGGAAGACATTATCATCCAAATTACAAAAGCAGTTGAAAGAGGAACAAACCTTATTATTTTATCTGATAGAGGTGTAAACCAAGAGTTTGCTCCTATCCCTGCCTTGTTAGCTTGTTCATATGTTCAACACCAAATGAACCGTTTGCGTAAGCGTTCTTATTTTGATATGATTATCGAATCTGCCGAACCACGTGAACCACATCATTTTGCTACCTTATTTGGTTATGGTGCAAGTGCAATTAACCCTTATATGGTTAATGAAATAATTCGTGTACAAGTACAAGAAGGATTCATCACTGGTATCAGCGAACAAAAAGCAGTTGACAACTTCAACAAGGCTATTGGTTCTGGTATTCTGAAAATCATGAACAAAATTGGAATCTCAACATTACACTCGTATAGAGGTTCTCAAATTTTTGAAATCGTTGGTTTCAACTCTAAATTTGTTCAAAAATACTTCCCTTACACAGCTTCAAGAATTGAAGGTATTGGATTGTATGAAATTGAAAGAGAGATCAATGAAAGATACCAATACGCTTATCCTGATGTATTAGTTCCAAGCCGTTTAGGGTTAAACATTGGTGGAGAATACAGATGGAGACGTAACGGAGAAAGACATATGTTCAACCCTACTACTGTTGCTAAATTGCAACAAGCAGTACGTTTGAGCGATCAAGATAGTTATGATGTGTATGCTAAAACAGTAAACGATCAAGCTACAAGTTTGATGACCATCCGTGGTTTATTCGAATTTGACAACCTTGACCCTATTCCATTGGACGAAGTAGAGCCTTGGACTGATATCGTAAAACGTTTCAAAACGGGTGCGATGTCTTACGGATCTATCTCTAGAGAAGCACACGAAAACTTAGCTATTGCCATGAACCGTATTGGAGGAAAATCCAATTCTGGTGAAGGTGGAGAAGATAGAAAACGTTTCCAACCAGATGTAAATGGTGACAGTCGTAACTCGGCTATCAAGCAAGTAGCATCAGGACGTTTTGGAGTAACTTCTCACTACTTATCTAGTGCAAAAGAGATTCAAATTAAAATGGCTCAAGGTGCAAAACCTGGAGAAGGTGGACAATTACCAGGTGAAAAAGTATTGCCTTGGATTGCTGAAGCACGTAACTCAACTCCATTTGTTGGATTGATTTCGCCTCCACCCCACCACGATATTTACTCAATTGAAGATTTAGCACAATTAATCTTTGACTTGAAAAATGCTAACAGAGAAGCTCGTATCAATGTGAAATTGGTTTCAGAAGTTGGTGTTGGTACTATTGCTGCGGGTGTTGCAAAAGCAAAAGCAGATGTTGTACTTATTGCTGGTTATGATGGTGGAACTGGAGCATCTCCACTAACATCGTTGAAACACGCAGGTCTTCCTTGGGAACTTGGATTGGCTGAAGCGCAACAAACATTAGTATTGAACAATTTAAGAAGTCGTATTGTTGTAGAATGTGATGGCCAGTTGAAAACAGGACGTGACGTAGCTATTGCTTGTCTATTAGGTGCTGAAGAATTTGGTTTCGCTACTGCTCCACTTGTTGCTTCTGGTTGTATCATGATGCGTAAATGTCACTTGAACACTTGTCCAGTAGGTATTGCAACTCAAGATAAAACATTGCGGAAAAACTTTACTGGAACTCCTGAGCACGTTATTAACTTCTTCTTCTATGTTGCAGAAGAGTTAAGAGGTATCATGGCGTCATTAGGTTTCAGAACAATGGAAGAAATGATTGGGCAAACGCACAAAATCAATTCTAACAAAGCGATTACACATTATAAAGCAAGAGGTTTAGATTTATCTTCTATCTTACACAGACCAGATACTTACAAGTATTTGACAGTAAGAAACACAGAAAAACAAGACCATAATCTAGAAAATGTTTTGGATTTCCAAATCTTGAAAGATTCTCACCGTGCTTTGTATAGAAAAGAAAAAATGACTTTGGATTACCCTATTAGCAATATTAACCGTTCGGTTGGTGCTATTGTGAGTAACGAAATTTCAAAAATATACGGTCACTTAGGTTTACCTGAGGATACTTTAAACATTAACTTCACAGGTTCTGCAGGTCAAAGTTTAGGTGCATTTAGCGCACACGGATTGACTTTTACAGTTGATGGAAACACAAATGATTATTTAGGTAAAGGGTTATCTGGAGCTAAATTAATCATCAAGAAACCAGCTACTGCTACATTTGTCGCTGCAGATAATATCATCGTAGGAAACGTTTGTTTGTTTGGAGCTGTCGAAGGACAAGCTTACATCAACGGTATTGCAGGAGAACGTTTTGCAGTTCGTAACTCTGGAGCTACTGCGGTAGTTGAAGGTGTGGGAGATCACGGTTGTGAGTACATGACAGGTGGTAAAGTAGTTGTTCTTGGTAAAACAGGAAGAAACTTTGCAGCAGGTATGAGTGGTGGTATCGCTTATATCTATGATCCAGAAAACAAATTCAAAAATGGTTTATGTAACACAGAAACTATTGAATTTGAAACAATCGAAGGTACTGATGCGGATGAATTAAAACAATTAATCGAGAAACATGTCCTTTATACAAACAGTACTCGAGGAGCTGATTTATTGAGTGATTGGAACGTAAGCTTAGAAAATTTTGTAAAAGTAATGCCTACTGAATACAAAAAAGCATTAAAACGTTTAGAGACTGAAGAACAAATGGTAGAAGAATTAACAGCATAA
- a CDS encoding glutamate synthase subunit beta: MGKVTGFKEFERIDESYTQVEKRVENYNEFTVPLSEAEITSQGSRCMDCGIPFCHSGCPLGNLIPDFNHMIHQGEWQKASWILHSTNNFPEFTGRLCPAPCEKACVLGIIAEPVSIENIEKNIVERAFKEGWIKPQPPKVRTGKTIAVVGSGPAGLAAAQQLNRAGHTVTVFERDNAIGGLLRYGIPNFKLEKGIIDRRVAILELEGIIFKVNTNVGVNYDINDLKAFDSIVLCGGATERRSLPTPGIDADGVVQAMDFLTQQTKVVFGDKIENQVMATGKDVIVIGGGDTGSDCVGTSNRHGAKSVTNFEIMPKPPVGRSETTPWPYWPLQLKTSSSHKEGANRNWLINTKEFVKDASGKLIALKTVTVEWKIVPGQRPELIEIEGSEKTWPCDLALLALGFTGPEKTLAEQLGLQTDFRSNYKANNYQTNVPNVFTAGDMRRGQSLIVWAISEGREAAREVDLYLMGTTNLPTKEGGDLPGV; the protein is encoded by the coding sequence ATGGGAAAAGTAACAGGTTTTAAAGAATTCGAAAGAATAGATGAATCATACACACAAGTTGAAAAACGTGTAGAGAATTATAACGAATTTACAGTTCCTTTGAGTGAAGCTGAAATTACAAGTCAAGGTTCACGTTGTATGGATTGTGGTATCCCATTTTGTCATAGTGGATGTCCGTTAGGGAATTTAATCCCTGATTTCAATCACATGATACATCAAGGAGAATGGCAAAAAGCATCTTGGATATTACACTCTACAAACAACTTCCCTGAATTTACAGGACGTTTGTGTCCTGCACCATGTGAAAAAGCATGTGTATTAGGGATTATTGCAGAGCCAGTATCTATTGAAAACATAGAAAAAAATATCGTTGAACGTGCCTTTAAAGAAGGATGGATCAAACCACAACCTCCAAAAGTAAGAACAGGTAAAACTATTGCTGTTGTTGGGTCAGGACCTGCAGGTTTAGCAGCTGCTCAACAATTAAATAGAGCGGGTCATACCGTGACTGTTTTTGAAAGAGACAATGCAATTGGTGGTTTATTACGTTATGGTATTCCTAATTTCAAATTAGAAAAAGGAATTATCGACAGACGTGTAGCAATCCTTGAACTAGAAGGAATCATTTTCAAAGTAAACACTAATGTTGGTGTAAACTATGATATTAATGATTTAAAAGCATTTGATTCTATCGTACTTTGTGGTGGTGCTACAGAAAGAAGAAGCTTACCTACTCCAGGTATTGATGCTGATGGAGTTGTTCAAGCAATGGATTTCTTGACACAACAAACGAAAGTAGTTTTTGGTGATAAAATTGAAAACCAAGTAATGGCTACTGGTAAAGACGTAATCGTTATTGGTGGTGGTGATACAGGATCTGACTGTGTGGGAACTTCAAACCGTCATGGTGCGAAATCAGTGACCAACTTTGAGATTATGCCAAAACCTCCAGTAGGAAGAAGCGAGACTACTCCATGGCCTTATTGGCCGTTGCAGTTAAAAACATCTTCTTCTCATAAAGAAGGTGCTAACAGAAACTGGTTAATCAATACCAAAGAATTCGTAAAAGATGCTTCTGGTAAATTAATCGCATTGAAAACGGTAACTGTAGAATGGAAAATCGTTCCAGGACAACGTCCTGAATTGATCGAAATTGAAGGTTCAGAGAAAACTTGGCCATGTGACTTAGCTTTATTAGCTTTAGGTTTTACAGGTCCAGAGAAAACTTTGGCAGAACAATTAGGACTACAAACAGATTTCAGAAGTAATTACAAAGCGAACAATTACCAAACTAATGTACCAAACGTATTTACTGCGGGAGATATGAGAAGAGGTCAATCATTAATTGTTTGGGCTATTTCTGAAGGTCGTGAGGCTGCAAGAGAGGTAGATTTGTACTTAATGGGAACTACTAACCTTCCTACTAAAGAAGGTGGTGATTTACCAGGAGTATAA
- a CDS encoding ABC transporter ATP-binding protein codes for MNNKSILQASNLSIGYFHKKENTTIATNISLSLTQSKLIALIGANGIGKSTLLRTLTGIQKPLSGDVLLNNKKIENYSPLELAQNLSVVLTEKLPPSNLTVFELVALGRQPYTNWIGKLTETDITQVNHAIELTQISHLTNKKHFEISDGQLQKVLVARALAQDTPLIILDEPTTHLDLLHKVALFKLLKKLSQETQKCILFSTHDIDMAIQLSDEMIIMTPETVVQDEPCNFISKGTFSTIFKDEHISFDAQKGKFIIR; via the coding sequence ATGAATAACAAATCCATCTTACAAGCATCCAACCTAAGCATCGGTTATTTTCATAAAAAAGAAAATACTACCATTGCAACCAATATTAGTCTGTCCTTAACACAAAGCAAACTCATTGCTTTGATTGGTGCAAATGGAATAGGAAAATCAACCCTCTTACGCACTTTAACAGGTATCCAAAAACCCCTTTCGGGCGATGTTTTACTCAATAACAAAAAGATAGAAAATTACAGCCCTCTAGAATTGGCACAAAACCTCAGCGTAGTTTTAACTGAAAAACTACCTCCAAGCAATTTGACCGTTTTTGAACTCGTAGCACTTGGAAGGCAGCCGTACACCAACTGGATTGGCAAACTCACCGAAACGGATATTACACAAGTTAATCACGCCATAGAACTCACGCAAATCAGTCATTTGACAAACAAAAAACATTTTGAAATCAGTGATGGACAATTACAAAAGGTTTTGGTAGCACGAGCTCTGGCTCAAGATACTCCACTCATCATTTTGGATGAACCTACTACACACTTAGATTTATTACACAAAGTAGCGTTGTTCAAACTCCTCAAAAAATTGAGTCAGGAAACACAAAAATGCATTCTATTTTCGACCCACGACATTGATATGGCAATTCAACTCAGTGATGAAATGATTATCATGACACCCGAAACAGTGGTGCAAGATGAACCTTGTAACTTTATTTCCAAAGGAACTTTTAGCACGATTTTCAAGGACGAACACATTAGTTTTGATGCTCAAAAAGGAAAGTTTATTATTCGCTAA
- a CDS encoding tRNA (cytidine(34)-2'-O)-methyltransferase has product MLNIVLVEPEIPNNTGNIGRLCVGTESRLHLVHPFGFVINDKNLKRSGLDYWVHLDVTEYQNVTEWKSQIPDLSRVFLMSSHAEKSYLEIDFQDGDWLVFGKESKGLSDEVLAQFENHLTIPMSDKIRSFNIANSVAFVIGEAKRQISFKK; this is encoded by the coding sequence ATGTTAAATATCGTTTTAGTAGAACCTGAAATTCCTAATAATACTGGAAATATTGGACGTCTTTGTGTCGGTACTGAGAGTCGCTTGCATTTGGTACATCCTTTTGGGTTTGTGATCAATGATAAGAACTTAAAACGATCAGGATTGGATTATTGGGTGCATCTGGATGTAACCGAATACCAAAATGTAACCGAATGGAAGTCTCAAATTCCTGATTTATCTCGTGTTTTCTTGATGAGTTCACATGCTGAAAAATCGTATTTGGAAATCGATTTTCAAGATGGAGACTGGTTGGTTTTTGGAAAAGAAAGTAAAGGTTTAAGTGATGAAGTTTTGGCTCAATTTGAGAATCACTTAACGATTCCAATGTCAGATAAAATTAGGAGTTTTAATATTGCTAATTCGGTGGCATTTGTTATTGGAGAAGCGAAGAGGCAGATTAGTTTTAAAAAATAG
- a CDS encoding pseudouridine synthase, with the protein MSNHHHFIIHKPYGYLSQFIYELKRKKKLLGELHDFPEGTMAIGRLDEDSEGLLLLTTDGKVSEQIRSKKVDKEYFVQVDGIITQEAIDLLKEGVEIGFDGGKYRTKKCDARLIPEIPDFGPRGKKIRDERHGPTTWASITVNEGKFRQVRKMTAAVGFPTLRLVRVRIGNVHLQNLKAGEVIEVEDFKMQNSEI; encoded by the coding sequence ATGTCAAATCACCACCACTTCATCATCCACAAACCTTACGGTTATTTAAGTCAGTTCATATACGAATTAAAACGAAAGAAGAAACTCTTGGGTGAGCTGCATGATTTTCCAGAAGGTACGATGGCCATTGGTCGATTAGACGAAGACTCAGAAGGACTCTTGCTCTTGACTACTGATGGAAAAGTAAGCGAACAAATACGTTCCAAAAAAGTCGATAAAGAATACTTTGTACAAGTAGACGGCATCATCACTCAGGAAGCTATTGATTTGCTAAAAGAAGGTGTTGAAATAGGTTTTGATGGAGGGAAATATAGAACCAAAAAATGTGATGCTCGTTTGATTCCCGAAATTCCTGATTTTGGTCCAAGAGGTAAAAAGATACGCGATGAGCGTCATGGCCCCACTACTTGGGCATCGATAACTGTCAATGAAGGCAAGTTTAGACAAGTACGGAAAATGACTGCAGCTGTAGGTTTTCCGACCTTACGATTGGTAAGAGTCCGAATAGGAAATGTACATTTGCAAAACTTAAAAGCTGGAGAAGTAATCGAAGTAGAGGATTTCAAAATGCAAAATTCTGAAATCTAG